A stretch of the Bordetella genomosp. 8 genome encodes the following:
- the thrC gene encoding threonine synthase gives MKYVSTRGGMAPLDFSDILLEGLAPDGGLAIPQVLPRLSAETLQGWRGLPYADLAFEVLRLFADDIPADDLHRLTRAAYTDKIFGSEDIVPVRPLAGGMSLLGLSDGPTLAFKDMAMQFLGQVFEYVLAKRGTTLNILGATSGDTGSAAEYALRGKKGVAVFMLSPQGRMSPFQRAQMYSLQDANIHNIAVRGVFDDCQDIVKLLAGDLDFKAACRLGAVNSINWARIAAQVVYYIHGWLRATTRADQQVSFAVPSGNFGNILAGHIARRMGLPVRRLVLATNENNVLEEFLRTGVYRPRSAVDTYATSSPSMDISRASNFERFVYDLMGGDAARVKALWRELAETGQFDLSSLQPSFETDYGFVGGVSTHADRLSTIRSTYDEAGVLIDPHTADGVKVARDYVEPGVPMLVLETALPAKFSDTIQEALGRPVPPPAGLADLESLPQRVQVMECDAEAVKAYVKAHALL, from the coding sequence ATGAAGTACGTATCCACGCGTGGTGGCATGGCGCCGCTGGATTTCTCGGACATCCTGCTCGAAGGCCTGGCGCCGGACGGCGGGCTGGCCATACCGCAAGTGCTGCCGCGGCTGTCCGCCGAGACCCTGCAAGGCTGGCGCGGCCTGCCTTATGCCGACCTGGCGTTCGAGGTGCTGCGCCTGTTCGCCGACGATATCCCGGCGGACGATCTGCATCGCCTGACGCGGGCCGCCTATACCGACAAGATTTTCGGCAGCGAAGATATCGTGCCGGTGCGGCCGCTGGCCGGAGGCATGAGCCTGCTGGGCCTGTCCGATGGCCCGACCCTGGCGTTCAAGGACATGGCCATGCAGTTCCTGGGCCAGGTCTTCGAATATGTGCTGGCCAAGCGCGGCACCACGCTGAATATCCTGGGCGCGACGTCGGGCGATACGGGGTCGGCGGCGGAATATGCGCTGCGCGGCAAGAAGGGCGTGGCGGTGTTCATGCTGTCGCCGCAAGGCCGCATGAGCCCGTTCCAGCGCGCGCAGATGTATTCGCTGCAGGACGCCAATATCCACAATATCGCCGTGCGCGGCGTGTTCGACGATTGCCAGGACATCGTCAAGCTGCTGGCCGGCGACCTGGATTTCAAGGCGGCCTGCCGCCTGGGCGCGGTCAATTCGATCAACTGGGCGCGCATCGCCGCGCAGGTGGTCTATTACATCCACGGATGGCTGCGCGCCACCACGCGCGCGGACCAGCAGGTGTCCTTCGCCGTGCCGTCGGGCAACTTCGGCAACATCCTGGCGGGCCATATCGCCCGCCGCATGGGGCTGCCGGTGCGGCGCCTGGTGCTGGCCACCAACGAGAACAACGTGCTGGAGGAATTCCTGCGCACCGGCGTCTACCGGCCGCGGTCCGCCGTCGACACCTATGCGACGTCCAGCCCGTCCATGGATATCTCGCGGGCATCGAACTTCGAGCGCTTCGTCTACGACCTGATGGGCGGCGACGCGGCGCGCGTCAAGGCCTTGTGGCGCGAACTGGCGGAAACCGGCCAGTTCGACCTGTCGTCGCTGCAGCCGTCCTTCGAAACCGACTATGGTTTCGTCGGTGGCGTCAGCACGCATGCCGATCGCCTGTCCACCATCCGTTCCACCTACGACGAAGCCGGCGTGCTGATCGATCCGCACACCGCCGATGGCGTCAAGGTGGCGCGCGACTACGTCGAGCCTGGCGTGCCCATGCTGGTGCTGGAAACGGCGCTGCCGGCCAAGTTTTCCGACACGATCCAGGAAGCCCTGGGACGTCCGGTGCCGCCGCCGGCGGGACTGGCGGACCTGGAGTCGCTGCCCCAGCGGGTCCAGGTCATGGAATGCGACGCGGAAGCCGTGAAGGCTTATGTGAAGGCGCACGCGCTGCTGTAG
- a CDS encoding homoserine dehydrogenase, with protein sequence MNPMKVGLLGLGVVGGGTFTVLSRNAEEIARRAGRRIEVSHIAVRDAAKAVSRVGDAAAITTDPYQVVRNPEIEIVVELIGGDTLARELVLEAIAQGKHVVTANKALLAKHGNEIFAAALARGVMVAFEAAVAGGIPIIKAIREGLTANRIEWVAGIINGTTNFILSEMRTRGQPFAEVLAEAQRLGYAEADPTFDIEGVDAAHKLTLLASLAFGVPVQFDKAYVEGISALAQEDIAHAERLGYRIKLLGMTRRRPDGIELRVHPALIPAERLLANVEGPMNAVLVRGDAVGPTLYYGQGAGEEPTASAVVADLVDVTRLHTADPGNRVPHLAFQPDAMADTPILSIDQVSTSYYLRLRVDDQPGVLADIARVLAEHKISIGSMIQQPSHIGGADIIFLTHQAVEGAVNTAIGRIEGLPFVRSRVTRIRMETLS encoded by the coding sequence ATGAATCCCATGAAGGTGGGCCTTTTGGGCCTGGGCGTGGTGGGCGGGGGTACCTTCACGGTGCTGTCGCGCAACGCCGAAGAAATCGCACGGCGCGCGGGCCGTCGTATCGAAGTCAGCCACATCGCCGTGCGCGATGCCGCCAAGGCGGTCAGCCGCGTGGGGGACGCGGCGGCGATCACCACCGATCCTTACCAGGTGGTGCGCAATCCGGAAATCGAGATCGTCGTCGAGCTGATCGGCGGCGATACCCTGGCGCGCGAACTGGTGCTGGAAGCCATCGCGCAGGGCAAGCACGTGGTCACGGCGAACAAGGCGCTGCTGGCCAAGCATGGCAATGAAATCTTCGCCGCGGCCTTGGCGCGTGGCGTGATGGTGGCCTTCGAAGCAGCGGTCGCGGGCGGGATCCCCATCATCAAGGCGATCCGCGAAGGCCTGACCGCCAACCGCATCGAATGGGTGGCGGGCATCATCAACGGCACCACCAACTTCATCCTGTCGGAAATGCGCACCCGCGGCCAGCCTTTCGCCGAAGTCCTGGCCGAAGCGCAACGCCTGGGCTATGCGGAAGCCGATCCCACTTTCGACATCGAAGGCGTCGACGCCGCCCACAAGCTGACGCTGCTGGCCTCGCTGGCCTTCGGCGTGCCGGTCCAGTTCGACAAGGCCTATGTGGAAGGCATTTCCGCGCTGGCGCAGGAAGACATCGCGCACGCCGAACGCCTCGGTTATCGGATCAAGCTGCTGGGCATGACGCGCCGCCGGCCGGATGGCATCGAGCTGCGCGTGCATCCCGCGCTGATCCCCGCCGAACGCCTGCTGGCCAACGTGGAAGGCCCGATGAACGCGGTGCTGGTGCGCGGCGACGCCGTCGGCCCCACGCTTTACTACGGGCAGGGGGCCGGCGAAGAACCCACGGCGTCCGCCGTGGTGGCCGACCTGGTGGACGTCACGCGGCTGCACACCGCGGATCCGGGCAACCGCGTTCCGCACCTGGCTTTCCAGCCGGATGCGATGGCGGACACGCCCATACTGTCGATCGACCAGGTGTCGACGTCGTATTACCTGCGGCTGCGCGTGGACGACCAGCCCGGCGTGCTGGCGGACATCGCCCGCGTGCTCGCCGAGCACAAGATCTCGATCGGCTCCATGATCCAGCAGCCTTCGCATATCGGCGGCGCGGACATCATTTTCCTGACGCATCAGGCCGTGGAAGGCGCGGTCAATACCGCCATCGGCCGCATCGAAGGCTTGCCCTTCGTGCGCTCGCGCGTCACGCGCATCCGCATGGAGACCCTGTCATGA
- a CDS encoding Mth938-like domain-containing protein, whose amino-acid sequence MKLHTEPASALNTVTAYGPGYIEVNLVRFSHAVSFGPEGAVAEWPVKAADQITSALLRQAAGLPEPVSDPLAFLDEPDTAPALPPNAPEVLLIGTGARQRFLRPDVLRPLLKAGIGIETMDTQAAARTYNILMSEGRRVVVALIPTGESEE is encoded by the coding sequence TTGAAGCTGCATACTGAGCCTGCGTCGGCACTGAATACCGTGACCGCCTACGGTCCCGGGTATATCGAAGTCAACCTGGTACGTTTTTCCCACGCGGTCTCCTTCGGACCCGAAGGTGCCGTCGCCGAATGGCCGGTCAAGGCCGCAGACCAGATCACTTCCGCGCTTTTGCGCCAGGCCGCGGGCCTGCCCGAACCGGTCAGCGATCCGCTCGCGTTCCTGGACGAGCCCGATACCGCCCCCGCGCTACCACCCAACGCCCCCGAAGTCCTTCTCATCGGCACCGGCGCCCGCCAGCGCTTCCTGCGGCCGGACGTCCTGCGTCCCCTGCTGAAGGCGGGCATCGGCATCGAGACCATGGACACCCAGGCAGCCGCACGAACCTACAACATATTGATGTCGGAGGGACGGCGCGTCGTCGTCGCCCTGATTCCGACCGGAGAATCCGAAGAATGA
- the alaC gene encoding alanine transaminase: MRNFSRIERLPPYVFNITAELKMAARRRGEDIIDMSMGNPDGATPRHIVDKLVEAANRPDTHGYSVSKGIPRLRKAISDWYQRRYAVDIDPDSEAIVTIGSKEGLAHLMLATLDRGDTVLVPNPSYPIHIYGAVIAGANIRSVRMTPGVDFFEELERAVRESIPKPKMMVLGFPSNPTAQCVDLGFFERVVALAKEHDILVVHDLAYADICFDGYVAPSIMQVPGARDVAVEFFTMSKSYNMAGWRIGFMVGNRELVHALARIKSYHDYGTFTPIQVASIAALDGPQECVKQVVEQYRSRRDVLARGLHEAGWNVEIPKASMYIWAQIPEPYKAQGSLEFSKRLLADAKVAVSPGIGFGEYGDDYVRFALIENEQRTRQAVRGIKEMFRKDGLLK, from the coding sequence ATGAGGAACTTCTCGCGCATCGAGCGCCTGCCGCCTTACGTTTTCAATATCACGGCCGAATTGAAAATGGCAGCACGACGCCGCGGAGAGGACATCATCGACATGTCCATGGGCAATCCCGATGGCGCCACGCCCCGGCATATCGTCGACAAGCTGGTCGAGGCCGCCAACCGGCCCGATACCCATGGCTATTCGGTTTCCAAGGGTATTCCGCGGCTGCGCAAGGCGATTTCCGACTGGTACCAGCGCCGCTACGCCGTGGATATCGATCCGGACAGCGAGGCCATCGTCACCATCGGTTCGAAGGAAGGCCTGGCCCACCTGATGCTGGCCACCCTGGATCGCGGCGATACCGTGCTGGTGCCCAACCCAAGCTATCCCATCCATATCTATGGCGCGGTCATCGCCGGCGCCAATATCCGCTCGGTGCGCATGACGCCTGGCGTGGATTTCTTCGAGGAACTGGAGCGCGCGGTGCGCGAATCCATTCCCAAGCCCAAGATGATGGTGCTGGGCTTCCCCAGCAATCCGACCGCGCAATGCGTGGACCTGGGCTTTTTCGAGCGCGTCGTCGCGCTGGCCAAGGAGCACGACATCCTGGTGGTGCACGATCTGGCCTACGCGGATATCTGCTTCGACGGCTATGTCGCGCCGTCCATCATGCAGGTGCCCGGCGCGCGCGACGTGGCGGTCGAGTTCTTCACCATGAGCAAGAGCTACAACATGGCCGGCTGGCGGATCGGCTTCATGGTCGGCAACCGCGAACTGGTGCATGCGCTGGCGCGCATCAAGAGCTATCACGACTACGGTACGTTCACGCCCATCCAGGTGGCGTCGATCGCGGCGCTGGATGGCCCGCAGGAATGCGTGAAGCAGGTCGTGGAGCAATACCGCAGCCGCCGCGACGTGCTGGCCCGTGGCTTGCATGAGGCCGGGTGGAACGTGGAAATCCCCAAGGCTTCCATGTACATCTGGGCGCAGATTCCGGAGCCTTACAAGGCCCAGGGTTCGCTGGAATTTTCCAAGCGCCTGCTGGCCGATGCCAAGGTCGCCGTCTCGCCGGGGATCGGTTTCGGCGAATACGGCGACGACTATGTGCGCTTCGCGCTCATCGAAAACGAGCAGCGCACGCGCCAAGCGGTGCGCGGCATTAAAGAGATGTTCCGCAAGGACGGATTGCTGAAGTAA
- a CDS encoding peroxiredoxin, translating to MKPIIGKPAPLFTAESTIGSISLEQCRGRAVVLYFYPKDNTPGCTTESQDFRDMHADFLAAGCVVVGISRDSLKSHENFRCKYELPFPLIADPDETVCNLFGVIKQKNMYGKQVRGIERSTFLIDAYGVLVQEWRGVKVPGHAKEVLQAAKSIG from the coding sequence ATGAAGCCGATCATAGGCAAACCGGCCCCGCTTTTCACCGCTGAAAGCACCATCGGCTCCATCAGCCTGGAACAATGCCGCGGCCGCGCCGTGGTGCTCTACTTCTATCCCAAGGACAACACGCCCGGCTGCACCACGGAAAGCCAGGATTTCCGCGACATGCACGCCGACTTCCTCGCCGCGGGCTGCGTCGTGGTGGGCATTTCCCGCGACTCCCTCAAATCCCACGAAAACTTCCGCTGCAAGTACGAATTGCCCTTCCCATTGATCGCCGACCCCGACGAAACCGTGTGCAACCTGTTCGGGGTCATCAAGCAGAAAAACATGTATGGCAAACAGGTGCGCGGTATCGAGCGCAGCACCTTCCTGATCGATGCCTACGGCGTACTGGTGCAGGAATGGCGCGGAGTCAAGGTTCCGGGCCATGCCAAAGAGGTCCTGCAAGCCGCCAAGAGCATCGGTTGA